The Terriglobus roseus region ACAGCACGTGGCTCTCGCCTTTGGTATGTGGGAAGATCCCTCCGCATGGGGACTGCTGCTGGCTGACCTTGCACGCCACATCGCCGAAGCCCACGCCCAGCAGGACGAGCAGGTGGACGCCGAAGACTTCCTGGAACAGATCCGCGCCGGGTTTGAAGCCGAACTCGACGCACCAACGGACGACGTAAGCGGCAGCGTGCAATAGCAACCGGAGGCAGCCATGAATGGAAAGCTGATCGGATTCGCACCCATCACCGACGGTGATCGTGCCAAGGCGTTTTACGAAGGCATCCTGGGTCTCACGTTCGTGGGCGATGACGGCTTCGCCGTCGTCTTCCGCAGCGGCGCAAACATGGTCCGCCTCGCAAAGATGCCAAAGGTGGAACCCGCCCAGTTCACCATCCTGGGCTGGGAAACCACCTCCATTGAAGACGACGTGCAATCGCTCACAGCGAAGGGTGTCGAGTTCTCCCGATTCGGGTTTCTGGAACACGACGCGCTCGGCATCTGGACAGCTCCCGGCGGCGACAAAGTCGCATGGTTCAAAGACCCGGACGGCAACACACTCA contains the following coding sequences:
- a CDS encoding VOC family protein yields the protein MNGKLIGFAPITDGDRAKAFYEGILGLTFVGDDGFAVVFRSGANMVRLAKMPKVEPAQFTILGWETTSIEDDVQSLTAKGVEFSRFGFLEHDALGIWTAPGGDKVAWFKDPDGNTLSLSQHITA
- a CDS encoding DUF5076 domain-containing protein, which translates into the protein MSQKDSLPIPAAASRDPRSLEVLRVWIANGEQHVALAFGMWEDPSAWGLLLADLARHIAEAHAQQDEQVDAEDFLEQIRAGFEAELDAPTDDVSGSVQ